One segment of Mycobacterium spongiae DNA contains the following:
- a CDS encoding TetR/AcrR family transcriptional regulator, with protein sequence MDSERAAVRPLRRDAAHNRQRIVDAARDLFAMRGLEASHNEVAHHAGVGVGTVYRRFPTKESLVDATFEDGIDEITALGHCALNKPDSWLGLAYFVEEMCQLTARDQGLREAVFSREYGGDRVEAARVRLYPMVAEVVERARADGYLRADINDSDLALMSIIAGAVNEFAGDIRPDLWRRYVTIFLDGMRADGDQALLPVEALSADQHDAAMRSWNPRAHS encoded by the coding sequence GTGGATTCTGAGCGAGCTGCGGTACGACCGCTACGCAGAGATGCCGCGCACAACCGGCAGCGCATCGTCGACGCGGCACGCGATCTTTTTGCCATGCGTGGGCTCGAGGCCAGCCACAATGAAGTGGCCCATCACGCCGGTGTCGGTGTAGGCACTGTCTACCGGCGTTTTCCGACCAAGGAATCTCTTGTAGACGCCACCTTCGAGGATGGGATCGACGAGATCACCGCGCTTGGTCATTGCGCCTTGAACAAGCCCGACTCGTGGCTGGGATTGGCGTACTTCGTCGAAGAGATGTGCCAACTCACGGCACGGGATCAAGGACTTCGCGAAGCCGTGTTCAGTCGCGAATACGGCGGGGATCGGGTCGAGGCGGCGCGCGTACGGCTGTACCCCATGGTCGCCGAAGTCGTGGAGAGAGCTCGGGCCGACGGCTATCTGCGCGCGGACATCAATGACAGCGACCTGGCACTGATGTCGATCATCGCCGGCGCGGTCAACGAGTTCGCGGGCGATATCCGCCCCGATTTGTGGCGGCGCTACGTGACGATCTTCCTGGACGGGATGCGCGCAGATGGCGATCAGGCCCTACTGCCGGTTGAGGCCCTCAGCGCCGATCAACACGACGCCGCGATGCGGAGTTGGAATCCCCGCGCACACAGTTGA